ACTAGAACCAATATAATGTAAAGCAACTACAACCTCTTCTCTTGTCACAGGTTTTATGAGGTCTTCAACATCATCTTGTTGAATACAAGCATCAattcttagtctagataaagAAGTAGAGTTATCCTCTTCATTAAGGTCACTTCCAAACAAATCAGAATAATAAGCTATATACTCCTTAGCAATATCCTGATCCTCTTCTAACTTCACATTCTCACTATTATAAAGAGATAATATGTTATTTTTTGATCTTCTAACTTTTAGAGAGTtatgaaaaaaagaagtattaGAGTCACCCAAATCCAGCCATTTAATCCTAGACTGTTGTTTGGCAACAAATTCTTCATATTTATCTATCTTAACATATTCAACAACATACTTTCTTTCTCTTCTAGATAGATTAAAATCTAAAGGATGAGTTTGAAGCAAAAGTTGGGCACTATCCattttatctttatcttgaaGCACTTGTTCAGACATGTTCTTAAATCTTGCTTTCTTCCAATGAATAATAGCATGCTTGACATTTTTTAATTTAATAACAAAAACTATCATTGGGTTACCTCTAACAGTTATATTCCAAGCACCTCTCACCACATTCATAAAATCTTTTTCTTCGGAAAGAAAGTTATAGAATCTAAAAGGAGGAGGGCCATGCTTTCTTTGTTCAAAGATAAAAACAACACAAGGAGAATGGTCTGAAATACCTGGCAGCAAGAAATCTGCTTTAGATAACTGGAATTGTTGAATCCACTGCAGATTAACCATACCCCTGTCCAACTTTGATCTAATGACTGCACCATCTAGCTGACAATTAGTCCAAGTATAGAAGCAACCAGAGAACTGAAGATCAAATATTTGAGAAAGCTGAACACATCTTGAGAAATCTTGATAATGAATAGGCATTACAGGAGAGCCACCCAATTTATCAGAAGGATAAAGTAAGGAGTTAAAATCACCCAACAGGACCCGAGGCCTAGTATTTATTGATGCAAAGGCTATAATTGAAGCCCAAAGAGAATTCCTAGTCATATAGTAATTGTCCACATACACAAAGGTAGCAACAAAATTTATCATCGGAGAGAAAACCACTTCCAAGAAAATAGCCTGAGGAGAAGATCTAAGTAAATTGACTTGAAGCAATCTAGGATCCCAAGCAATCCAGATTCTTCCAAAATTATTACTACTATCATTATCTAAATAACTCCAAGAGGGGTTAATATTATTCCTAATTCTCATCTTATTAGAGGGGTGCACATGAGTTTCCAAAATACCAATCATGGCTAATTTATTCTTCTTTATTAAATTTTTAACTTCTAACTGCTTAAGAGGATCATTTAGACCTCTGATGTTCCAACTCCAATGTTGAACATCATATAATATTTGAAGGAAGGGTGATAAAACCTCTAGCAGATTTCTttaaatctgcattcttaggTAAGAGAGTACTAGCAGACTGAGAAGAAGTACCTTTCTTTTGGAAATGAGCCCTTGATCCTGAACCAGAACTTGTTGATGACTGTTCTTTGGACTTCATTTGAGCTGCTTGCAATAAGGTTTGAAAGTTTTCTTTATTGTTTGCAGGTGCCAACTCAGAAGAATTGTCCATACACTGATCCAGAATCATGAAAGAATTGGAgtttaattgattgtcattgctAACTTCAACTACTTCCATCTCCTGTAACACTGTATCAATAGGAGAAACTTCAATATGAGTAGTAACAGGATTAACCaattcatgatttccctttcttgATTTTGAAATCCATCCTTCTTCATCCACTGAAGTAACAATCTTCTTAGGAACCCATTTTTGAACTAATTTCTGCACAGGTTTCTCTTGCTTAGGACAATGAGAAAGGACATGACCAAAAACAACACATTATGTACACTTTGGAGGTTTCCAAGAGTATTCCACCTTAATTTCAACAGTATCCTTTCAACCAAGAGTAAAAGTAAATGAATCTGGAAAATCACAATCCACATTCACTTCTACACAAATTCTGGCATAactcattcttgttttgtttaaagTTTGAGTATCCATCATAAGAGGTTTACCCAGAAAACTAGCAATCATGCTCAATCCCTTATTATTCCACATGAACAATGGAATATTTCTAAAATTGATCCACACAGGAAGAGAATTCAACTCAGCAATTTCTTGCTCAACCTGCCTAGACCAAGGCTTGATTATAAACAATCTATTAGATATGAACATTTCTCCCAATTCTAAAGCCTTAATTCTATCCTCAGGTAATTGAAAATCAAAGATAAACATACTTTCCCCATGGATAGTCATTTGAATATTACCTTTGGGTTTCCAGGCACGATGAACAGCATTACGAACCCAATTGAAAGGTAACCTTCTTCCCACAAAAGCACCAATAACCTTGTCTTCGCATTGACGAATATCCTCTTCAAATACCTCATAAGGAATATCCATGGTTTTCTTACCATCAACTACTGGATACGAATAGAGCTCCATATCTACTGAAGacatctcttccttcttcttATCAAACAAAGATGACCAGCGTCCTCGAGATGCTACTGAACCAGATGACGGAAAAGTTTCAAATCCAGGAGGAATAGCTGGATCTACACCACCAGAAGAAATTGAAGCAGGAATACCCTCCATGAGAGGATCCTCTAGCGGTTTGGAGGCAGCCACTAGAGGTGGAATAATCTGAGAAGATGATGGCATCTCACCAGAGGAGATgcataaaccctaattcaatcGCCTGAAATCGCCTTTGACTAAAGTCAGCGCTCGACGGCCCTCTCAGAATGAGTAGGAAATTTAATCTAGTGGTTACTTATTGTCATCTTAATGCcacattattattttttcaaatttagttgatcaaaactatatattgatttgtagtctactaagATCAGTCTTGGACGAGGAATAGAACATGATAGTTAAGTATCGGAGTTCACCAATagaccttgaagattgaagactggagaaaaacaaaaacatctACGAGAACATCATCAATAGAGGTATAAACTTCAGGCATATATTATATGTTTCTGATAGGGACCGGAAGCAAATTCATAATTTTCGTTTGTAacaaaaaaccatcatcaacacaaATAAATTACCTTATCGCTGATTTCAAATATATGATCTAtttattaagtttttattttcgtatatgattttccaaaagaaaaataGAATGACGATTCAAAGATTATCAATTGTGTTAAGAATAGGTACGCTTTAAATTGactaaaagagaaagaaaaaaaattattgatgTGACTTAAATAGAATTTTAGTTTTTAATATTAATTGGATTTTTTTCATAAACTTCTTATAGCACAACAGAGATTATAGTCCGATAAATtaataacaattattttttcgattttttataGTGTAGTGGATAGTATCAccctcttgatcattgttatttTTGGGTGATTGTTCCACCATTTATCCATCACACATTTAAAATCATTAGCAATCTAGGATCTTGTTTTGGTTTCCCTTTTATAGTCAGACTCctacttgattttatatcttagccTTTCGACTTTAGTTAAATACGTGATTGTAGGTATCTAAAAATGGGTGAAAGGGGAAAAgatgagtttttagggttttagtaaGAGTTGCAGAAGGTTGAGCATGAATAATATCCAACTAAACAAAAACAATGGTCGTTCGAAGATTGCTTCGGTCACAGGGATGGATGAATCAGGGTTTGTGATGGACCGAAAAATATCTTCTTCTGCAATGCGCTTGGAAGGCCAAAACTCCTTGATGCGCAACTTATACGAGTAATCAGGATGTAAAACTTCAAGGCTTACAAAGAAAATATACATTTATTTGTTTCCAAACATGCTCTGTAAACATGATATTTTACGTAGTTTCCATAtagttccaaacttacccttgtatTGCGAATGGTGCAAGACCATAAAGGGCATTAGTGATGCATTTGGCATGCATCACAGATTTACGAGTACTATCCGAGTATTGGTCATGCCTTGGGATAGCACATAGGCTATTACAAGCCTATATTTCCCCTCTCATGCACTGATTTTGCTCGTTCCAAGGGTGCATCAGTCGGGCTCATGTCATCCTTGCCTCGTATCATCCATGTGACGCAAGATGCCTGTGCAAGATCCCTTAACTTGTAATCTAATAAGATTATTTTCCTTACTACGCCGAAATCTCATTTGGTGCATGCCAACATAGTATAGTTTGAGAGAAAGTATGAACATCTAGTAAATGGAATCAAACTACCACATCAAATATTGGTCATGCCTTGGGCTAGCACATAGGCCATTATAAGCCTATATTTCTCCTCTTATGCACTGATCTTGCTCGTTTCAAGGGTACATCTGCCAGGATCATGTCATCCTGGCCTCGCATCATCCATGTGATGCAAGAGGCCTATGCGATCTCGTACATGCCAACATCGTATAGTTTGATAGAAAGTATGAACATCCAGTAAATGGACTCAAACTACCACATCGAATACTGTAACATTCGACTATTCTCTCGTACACCGAGACATATGGTATGAGTTATACCAAAATTTGGCATTATCTCCCAACTAGATGAGATGACCAACAAGGTTTTAAATCACAAACACGGTGCATTGTGGCTGCCTATATAGCCAATCAGACCATGAAgggatcaaattgaagtaaaacaaacAATCATTTGTTACTACTCAAATTTGAAATTATTTCTTCAAATATTTTGGCGTTCAATGGGCATTTGGTCAAAATAACAAATCAGTTTTGTGAGAATTtaattgcaaaaaaaaagaagatattaaGTAAGAAATTttggttcatgtttctcttttgcAATTGAGTGTGTGTGAAGAAAGAAACTTTAGGTGTCTTGCCAACAAAGAAGATTATTGTTATTGGGAAAGACaaaaatttgagaagaaagttgACTTCGATCCAAGCAAGTTGACTCAGAGTTAATAAGGAGGAGAATTGAAAAAAATACAATGTCGTCCCTAAGCTTTGGTCCTGTTATATACCAGACTGCTACTATAGTTACAAAGCATCACTATTAATGCAATTATGAAATATCTTTccatatataaacttgtcgacatAAGCTTGTGTGCGAAACAATTTTAGTTTGTTACTATTATAATGGACAATGACAACAATTGATTATgcttgataaaagataaaataagACCAATGGCATTATTTGGATTTCGGACTAGTAAAATCATACAGGCTAATTAGGACACATATAAAGGGATTTATTCAAGTTTTGATGATGTTTTTCGATAATCTAGTTCTCATTTTTCACTTTTAACTCGTTGATGTTTGTATTTCCTTCTAATCACGAGTTATAATCTCCTTTATCTGTTTTTTCCCATATTTCTTAAAGggtcttgttgatggtggtttttaagtTAGGGCGAAAACCATAAAATAGATATTAATGCTCCAGTATTCAAAATATTATGCTTTGATGTATCTTCATTCCATGAGGAATTCAAGAGATGTATCAGAAACCTGGAAGAGCCAATGCCTCTCTTTTTGTATACATGTAGCTATGTTTATGAGCTTCGTCTGGCTGATTTCAAAATATATGTATATGTGTAACAGTATTAACTGTGTAATGCAGTACCCGCATATGTAAAATTATCAGAACAGTATTGGTGCATTTTGCAATAATCCCAGGTGTTCTAATATTTTATCAAGAAAACTCAAGATCCTAGATGAATTGCTCACTAGTATAAAGCCAATTGAGTATCTATTTAATGTTATGTTCTTGGCTGAACTTTTAATACTGACTTGACGTTCATGTTCATTTTTAGCTGAGTAACATGGAGTCATGTCTGAATTAGGATATGCATGAAGGTACTTGATCAGAAGCGTGCAAGTTGTGTCAATAAGACCAGCACCACGCATAAGAGTAAAACTTAGTAATTTTGTGTTAACGTACAAAATTCacctaaattgattaattttgtgtcaattcacctaaattgattaattttgtgtcaattcacaaaattcaattttttaacctaattttttgTCAGCTCGCAAAATTGGATTTTTTCCCCTAAAAATGGAGCATGCACGATATCTTGAGATTAAACCTAGTGTTAGAGATTTGCTctgtcgaacttgcaagcgttgttatctcaagcttgtttgcaaAAAttaatgtagtttttacagtggtaagaaaaagTTCGTTCAAGAATTGTGAAGGttcaatttttaatttaatttttttaaggctaaaagaaagaaaaactcaATTTAAAAGTGATATCGGGATCAAAAATAACCTAgatactagattccactattacacatgaatggaTGATGGTAAAtattccaaaactctaattaacttttatgtcctttattttttaattcacacataatcaggcatattctcaaatattaattgtattccctaagcatagattatcaattgaataaacaaagtataacctatcaaattgaatcacaagtaattaagaaaactaTGCAAACAATTTAGAACTTTGCAAAAACAGTGATTGAGTGGATTTTAAATTGtcaattaaagaaaataaaatacttaccaattattcatgcgcaaatagcttcctccattgccttggttacgggagaattagctcatcataatggaaacacactcaaaatatgaattcattgctcaaaaggtgttcacAAATAATAAAATGGGAGAAAAATTGATTAAAACTGCGtctgtaacacttatatttgttacaaactcactgttacagaaaactataACAACTCtatgtcgctgtcactgtagcatAACGATTGTCCTAGGCAGCACTTGGTTCTTTGtgttcttggcagcagcagcagaaaactctTCTTTGAAACTCGATCAATCACATATGTATTACTCCCTAAATCTCTCCCAAAGTGTACTTACCTATTCCTTGACCTCCCCACAGCTTATATATACACAAAGGGTCCGAGTTTTTCCGATTAAATCTTCCCAAAATGCCTATTTTCTTCGCTGCCAAGTCCAagaatttttcttctcttttccttcaCGAATCTTCCCTGCTTAATTTAATCTTTCTATAGATATGGTAGAATCAAATCTTCCCGGGATATTTCCTCTTCAGTCCCACGTAACTGCTAATTATAACACCCGTAGAAACCCGAAACTTCTTTATACTTTGTTTTCTCAAACCTCGATTGTTTAGCCAATTTAATGAGTCCAGCCCATCAATATCATCGATTTAATCTCTTTAAAAGTGCCCCAAAATTCGAACCATAAAATCTCATGTAACAAGttttgttttcccgccaattcttgTGTTTCAAATGATGAAGGAGATGGTCGCCCATATTCTCtgatgggtgcgaatagcagaaaGGTGcctcttagtaattgaggtgtcctTTATCCAAAGTGGGGGTGCGAAACGCAGTTTTCTTCTGATGCCTTTAGTAAATTTTCTGGGTGCCAATTTCTAGgtcgtctccaacatacttccggGGTGCGCGTAGTACATCTTCTAGGTgcatttagtaattttctcccggaGGTTTAAATGTCATTtctcgagcaactttttccattaaagtttttttctccaaaaacacctataaagacataaaacaccaaaataagtacaaaaatgagcactaacaatatatataattgagatcaaaatagacacataaatgcgtctatcaaatacttccaaacttattatttgctagtcctcgagcaaatcaaattgagaaaataaaatcctaactcactgtcacaggaatcacgattgcacttagcgtatgcaacaggcctttaaacccctaggtggcccaagtggtcgagttatagtctcaggagggtttactagagatatacccacaaaacatttactccagaccctagctatctatgcagaaccttagaccgacactaaagaatctccttggttggcatactcccattgactacaggaggaattACCCTGATGCGAATGGACATCCATATCTGGAGtcaacaaaccacaatcacatgttaatagattaagaagatagatATGGAGATAATAGATGGTTTGCAATGATGTTGGATAAGGtgacggtgtttctc
This DNA window, taken from Papaver somniferum cultivar HN1 chromosome 3, ASM357369v1, whole genome shotgun sequence, encodes the following:
- the LOC113359761 gene encoding uncharacterized protein LOC113359761, with protein sequence MRIRNNINPSWSYLDNDSSNNFGRIWIAWDPRLLQVNLLRSSPQAIFLEVVFSPMINFVATFVYVDNYYMTRNSLWASIIAFASINTRPRVLLGDFNSLLYPSDKLGGSPVMPIHYQDFSRCVQLSQIFDLQFSGCFYTWTNCQLDGAVIRSKLDRGMVNLQWIQQFQLSKADFLLPGISDHSPCVVFIFEQRKHGPPPFRFYNFLSEEKDFMNVVRGAWNITVRGNPMIVFVIKLKNVKHAIIHWKKARFKNMSEQVLQDKDKMDSAQLLLQTHPLDFNLSRRERKYVVEYVKIDKYEEFVAKQQSRIKWLDLGDSNTSFFHNSLKVRRSKNNILSLYNSENVKLEEDQDIAKEYIAYYSDLFGSDLNEEDNSTSLSRLRIDACIQQDDVEDLIKPVTREEVVVALHYIGSSKVGP